The genomic segment AGTGCGGGCAGCGGACCTGGCGTTGCATGGGTATCTCCGTGGGGCATTTTCTTTCCTGAAAAGTCCGGAAGAAACGCCTGCGGACATAGTAAGCCAGGCCGCGCCGCGCCGCAAGGAGTGCCCGCAGCCCTGGTGAGGGACGGGCGGCAAAGACGGTATATTTTTAGCGTATATATATGGGAATATTAATGATAACATCCCTGGTGAATGTAATCATGCGTTCCATGAGCCAGGGCAGGGCCAGGAGCAGGGCCAGAAACATGCAGACGATTTTGGGGATGAAGGTCAGGGTCATTTCCTGAATCTGGGTAGCGGCCTGAATGACGCTGACCACCACGCCCACGCCCAGGCCCACGGCCAGCATGGGCAGGGCCATCATAAGGCAGAGTTCAATGGCTTGGCGGCCGAAGCCGATGACGAAATCGGGGGTCATGGGCGAGATCTCCCCGCGCCGGGCGGCGCGCGTTGCGGATTATAACAGAAAGCTGTTGACCAGGGAGCCCACCAGCAGATTCCAGCCGTCCACCATGACAAAGAGCAGCAGCTTGAAGGGCATGGAAACCATCATGGGCGGCAGCATCATCATGCCCATGGCCAGCAGCACGCTGGAGATGACCATGTCCAGCACCAGAAAGGGAATGTAGATGAGAAAGCCGATGGTGAAGGCGGTTTTCAGTTCGCTGATGACGTAGGCGGCGGCCAACAGCATGGTGGGGACTTCTTCCTTATTGCGCGGCGCTTCCATGTTGCTGATGGCGTAGAAGACTGAAAGGTCTTTCTCGCGGGTATGCTTGAACATGAAGGTGCGTAAGGGAGCCTGGGCGCGGTCCAGGGCCACCTTGTAGTCGATTTGTTCGTTGAGGTAGGGCTGCAGGGCCTGGTCGTTGATTTCCTTGCCCACGGGGAACATGATGACCACTGTCATAAAAATGGCAAGGCTGGCCAGAATCTGGGTGGGCGGCAGCTGCTGCACGCCCATGGCCTGACGCAGAAAGCTGAAGACAATGATGATGCGGGTGAAGCTCGTGACCGTGAGCATGATGGCCGGGGCCACGGAAAGCACGGTGAGCAGGAAGAGAATTTCCAGCAGGACCGAGACTTTTTCAGGAGATTGGGCCCCGCCCGAAAGGGTCAGCTGCAGCGCGGGCAAAGAAATATCCTGCGCGGCCAAGGCCAGGGCGGGCAGGAACAGCAGGGGCAGACTAGCCGCCGTCAACGTCGCGACGGGCTTTATCCATAACCTGTTGAAAAGGGTTTTCCGGTGGCTCATGGTGCGCCTCTTCCTCGCTCAAAAGGGTAATCCGCTGGTCGGTAACGCCCAGCAGCAACCTTTTATTCAAGAAGCGTACCACCATAAGCCCCTTGCGCGGTCCCAAAGGCAGTTGGGCCTCCATGACCAGCGCGCCGCGCGGCAGCGCGCCCGGACGCGGCAGAAAATTGAACTTGCCAAAGCGCCGGGCCAGCCAGACGGCCAGCCAGAGCACGCCCAGCAGCAAAAAGAGTATGCCTATGGCTTGGGCGTAGCCGCCCCAGGTAAAGGCGCTTTGCCCCAGCATTGCGGCCTGACCTGCGGCCTGCCCCGCCGCTGGGCCAGCGGCCTGCCCTGCAGCCGCGCCCGAACCCGCGGCGGCCTGGCCCCCGGCGTCGGCAAGGCCCACAGCGGCCAGAAGCAGGGGCGCAGGGCTAGCCAAGCTGTTTGACCCTCTCAATGGGGCTGATGATGTCCGTCAGGCGCACGCCGAATTTCTCGTTAATGACCACGGCCTCGCCGCGCGCTACCAGCTTGCCGTTGACGTAGACTTCCAGCGGTTCGCCCGCCAGTTTGTTGAGCTCCACCACCGAGCCCTGCCCCAGCTGCAGCAGCTCATTGATGAGCAGGCGGGTGCGCCCCAGTTCCGCTGAAACGTCCAGGGGAATGTCCAGAATAAAGTCCAGCTCGCGTTTGAGCTTATTGTCGCCGGGTTGGCGGGCCATTTCCGTCATGTCCTGAAAATGGGCGTCCGTGGCGTGCCCGGCCAGACCGGCGTTGTCCTTGGGGGCGGATTCCTTGCCCTCTTCATCCTTGGCCAGGGCTTCAGCCCACTGGGCGGCCAGGGCCTCTTCGTCCTGCTTGGCGTCGCCCGTCGGCGCAGCCGCAGTTTGCCCGGCCGCGCCTGGTCCGCCGACAGGCTGTGCGGCTGCAGGCTGTGTGGCCGCCGGGGCCGCATCGCCGCCCTGCGCTTCCTTTTCCAGTTCCGCCGCCCATTGGGCGGCCAGAGCTTCCTGATCGTCCTGCGCCATGTGTCTACCTCACGCCGTCCATCCGGGTTGAAAAGCCGGACAAACGCTGCGGCCGGAGTTGTGCTCCGGCGTTATTCCACAACAAAATCGGTAAAGTATACGCGGATAACCCGCTGCGCGCCCAAAATCTGGTTCAGCCGCGCCGCCACCTCGGCCTTGAGCAGCACCTTGCCCTCCGGCGAGGCCACGTCCGCGTACGTCTTGCCCGCCAGAAGCATGATCACGGCGTCGCGCACCCGTGCGCTGTTGCCCTGCAGCTCTTTGGAGACGTCGGCGTTGACCTCCACTTCCATGCCCAGCTTGAGGTAGCGCCGTCCGGCGGGGTCGGCCAGATTGACGGTAATGGCCGGCAGGGGCAGCACCAGCCCGGCGCTGCGGGGCAGGTCGCTCTGCCGTTCTATGCGCGCGCCTTCAGGGCCGCCCTGGCCGTTGCCTTGACCAGCCTGGCCTGCTTGGCCTGCGGGCGTTGCGCCGTGGCCGGCCGACGCGTTGGGCTGCGCCTTGTTCTGGGCGCTGGCCGGGGCCGTGGCGGCCGGGTCTTCCGGCGCGGCCTCGCCCGCTGCGGGCGTGCGCAGGTAGAGCCACCAGTATGCGCCCAGGCCGGCCCCGCTCAGGGTCATGAGCAGAATGGCCGCAATAATGATGATGCGCTTGAGGCGCGAACGCTTCTTGGGATTTTCGGCCTGCCCCTCGGGCAGGGCCGGCGCTTCCTTTTCCTTGGCCGCCATAGCGTACTCCAGAACGTTTCCGTCTGCCCCGGGCTGGCCCCGCCGGTCATTTGCCCTGTCAGGCTTTGGCGGGACGCGGCCCGAAAATATCCGTGCCGATGCGTACTAACGTTGCCCCCTCGGCCACGGCCCCGGCAAAGTCGCCGCTCATGCCCATGGAAAGTTCGGGCAGGGGCAGGCCTAAGCGTGTACGCAGGGCGTCGCGCAGGCCGCGCAGGCGGGCAAAATAGGGCCGGGCCGCGTCGCCCGCGTCAAACACCGGGGGCAGGCACATGAGCCCCTGCAGGTCCAGATGCGGGCAGCTTTCACAGACATAATCGGCCAGAGCGGGCAAATCCTCAGCCCCCAGGCCAGATTTTTGCGCCTCGGCGGCCAAATTAACTTCAATGAGCACGGGCTGACGCCGGTTCTGCTCCGCCAGCCGCCGTTCCAGCGCTTCGGCCAGACGGCGGGAATCTAGGCTGTGCAGCAGGTGAAAGGCTCCGGCCACCTGCGCCGCCTTGCGGTGCTGCACATGGCCGATCATGTGCCAGCGGACGTGCCCGCAGGCCGGGTTCGCCGCCAGATCGGCCTGCTTCTGCAGAGCCTCCTGGACGTAATTCTCGCCAAAGTCCACCTGACCAACGTGGGCCAGAGCAGCGATGTCCGCTGCCGGATGCAGCTTGGATACGGCCACCAGAGTCACCTCGGCGCGGGGGCGTCCGGCCCGGTCGCAGGYGGCCTGCAGCCGTTCCTGCAGGTTTTGGTAGCGTCGCAGCAGTGCGTCGTCCATGCCTTTATTCCGCCATGAGGCCCATGTCGCGCAAAAAGGCCACGTCTTCAGTCCAGTGCTCGCGCACCTTGACCCACAGGTCCAGGTGCACCTTGCCGCCCAGCAGTTCCACAATGTCCTTGCGGGCTTCGGTGCCGATTTCTTTGATGCCCGCGCCGGCCCGGCCGATGACCATGGCCTTGTGCATGGGGCGGGCCACATAGATGGTGGCCTGAATAAGCGTCTGCCCGCGTTCCTGGTCTTCTTCCCAGTTCTCCACATCCACGGCCACGGTGTAGGGCACCTCCTGCCGCAGGTGCAGGAAGAGTTTTTCGCGGATGATCTCCGCCGCCATGAAGCGCAGAGGCGCCGTGGAAATCTGGTCTTCGGGAAATTCCGCCGGGGCTTCGGGCAGGCGGGAGCGCACCAGGGCGGCCAGTTCAGGCAGGCCGTCGCGCAACAACGCTGAAGCAGGAAAGATTTCCGATCCGGGCCACATTTCGTGCAGCTGGGTGAGCAGGGGCAGCATGCGGCTTTTGTCCGCAAACAGGTCCACCTTGTTGACCACCACGATCATGGGGCGCGTGTCGCTGGCAAGCGCCTGGGCCACGGGGGCCAGGTCGCGCTCCAGAAATTCCGGATGGCGGATATAGAGGTGCGCGTCCAGCACGGGCATGATCACGTCCGCCTGGCTCAGGCTCTGCCAGACGGCCTGGAGCATGGTCTTGCTCAGGCGGCCACGCATCTGGGTGAGGCCCGGCGTATCCATAAAAATGATTTGCGAACCCGGGTCCGTGAGGATGCCCACAATCTGGTTGCGCGTGGTCTGCGGTTTGGGGGTGACAATGGTCACCTTTTGCCCCAGAAGGGCGTTGAGCAGGGTGGATTTGCCCGCATTGGGCGGCCCCATGAGGGCGACCCGGCCGCAACGGTGGTGCTGGTCCGTCATGCCTTCTCCCGGCCGGCGGGGCCGGCCTTGCGCCCGCTTTGCGGGCCTTGTGGAAACAGTGTCAAAACAGCCTTTCTGTCCCACATCCGCGCGCCGGGGTCAAGCGGCGGTCTTGACGCCGAAGCGGGCGGCGCTTACTCTGCCTTTATGTTTACGCTGTTTACCTATATGGCCCTTATTGTGGGCGTGAACTGGGGCTTTGCCGTCACACCGCTTATCGCGCTGCCCAACGGCGAAATGTGGCCGCCCATGTCTCTGGTGGTGGGCTTCATCTTTGTGGTGCGCGATTACGCCCAGCGTCGCGTGGGGCACAAGGTGCTTTGGGCCATGCTGGTGGGGTGCGTGGTGAGCTGGTATATGGCCACTCCGCAACTGGCCGTGGCCAGCGCCGCAGCCTTTGCCGTGGGCGAACTGGGCGACTGGGCCCTGTACACCTTTACCAACCGGCCTTTTTCGCAGCGCATCCTCATTTCCAGCCTGGTCAGCGCGCCTCTGGACAGCATCGTGTTTCTGGGGCTTATCGGTCTGGCCACGCCTTGGTCCGTCGTCATCATGAGCCTGAGCAAACTGGTGGGCGCGCTGCTGGTTTTCTGTCTGGTGCGGCGGCGCGAACAGCGCGCATACGCTCTGGTCGACCCGCGTTCCTGAGCCGGGGCCGCAGGCTTTGCAGCCTACTGCAGCCCGCGTCATCGACGTGGCGCATTCCTTTTCGTCCGCCCTGGCCGGATGTCCCCAGGTACTGGGCGGGCCGTGGGCTATACTGTTATGGCGCGCACCCCAGCGGTTTTCTGCGCGCAGGAGAACCCCCCTATGAAGAAAGCTCTGCTCCATTCCCTCATGCCCTTGTTGCTGGCGGGTGTCGTTGTGGGCTGCACCACCTCCGGCCCGCAGAAGGTCCTGGACGCCCAGGCCGACGCCCTGAACAAAAACGACAGTACTGCCTTTCTTGCCCAGATGGATTTGAAGA from the Desulfovibrio legallii genome contains:
- a CDS encoding YggS family pyridoxal phosphate-dependent enzyme, with the translated sequence MDDALLRRYQNLQERLQAXCDRAGRPRAEVTLVAVSKLHPAADIAALAHVGQVDFGENYVQEALQKQADLAANPACGHVRWHMIGHVQHRKAAQVAGAFHLLHSLDSRRLAEALERRLAEQNRRQPVLIEVNLAAEAQKSGLGAEDLPALADYVCESCPHLDLQGLMCLPPVFDAGDAARPYFARLRGLRDALRTRLGLPLPELSMGMSGDFAGAVAEGATLVRIGTDIFGPRPAKA
- the fliN gene encoding flagellar motor switch protein FliN; its protein translation is MAQDDQEALAAQWAAELEKEAQGGDAAPAATQPAAAQPVGGPGAAGQTAAAPTGDAKQDEEALAAQWAEALAKDEEGKESAPKDNAGLAGHATDAHFQDMTEMARQPGDNKLKRELDFILDIPLDVSAELGRTRLLINELLQLGQGSVVELNKLAGEPLEVYVNGKLVARGEAVVINEKFGVRLTDIISPIERVKQLG
- the fliO gene encoding flagellar biosynthetic protein FliO, giving the protein MASPAPLLLAAVGLADAGGQAAAGSGAAAGQAAGPAAGQAAGQAAMLGQSAFTWGGYAQAIGILFLLLGVLWLAVWLARRFGKFNFLPRPGALPRGALVMEAQLPLGPRKGLMVVRFLNKRLLLGVTDQRITLLSEEEAHHEPPENPFQQVMDKARRDVDGG
- a CDS encoding flagellar basal body-associated FliL family protein, which translates into the protein MAAKEKEAPALPEGQAENPKKRSRLKRIIIIAAILLMTLSGAGLGAYWWLYLRTPAAGEAAPEDPAATAPASAQNKAQPNASAGHGATPAGQAGQAGQGNGQGGPEGARIERQSDLPRSAGLVLPLPAITVNLADPAGRRYLKLGMEVEVNADVSKELQGNSARVRDAVIMLLAGKTYADVASPEGKVLLKAEVAARLNQILGAQRVIRVYFTDFVVE
- a CDS encoding VUT family protein; this translates as MFTLFTYMALIVGVNWGFAVTPLIALPNGEMWPPMSLVVGFIFVVRDYAQRRVGHKVLWAMLVGCVVSWYMATPQLAVASAAAFAVGELGDWALYTFTNRPFSQRILISSLVSAPLDSIVFLGLIGLATPWSVVIMSLSKLVGALLVFCLVRRREQRAYALVDPRS
- the fliP gene encoding flagellar type III secretion system pore protein FliP (The bacterial flagellar biogenesis protein FliP forms a type III secretion system (T3SS)-type pore required for flagellar assembly.), which produces MSHRKTLFNRLWIKPVATLTAASLPLLFLPALALAAQDISLPALQLTLSGGAQSPEKVSVLLEILFLLTVLSVAPAIMLTVTSFTRIIIVFSFLRQAMGVQQLPPTQILASLAIFMTVVIMFPVGKEINDQALQPYLNEQIDYKVALDRAQAPLRTFMFKHTREKDLSVFYAISNMEAPRNKEEVPTMLLAAAYVISELKTAFTIGFLIYIPFLVLDMVISSVLLAMGMMMLPPMMVSMPFKLLLFVMVDGWNLLVGSLVNSFLL
- the era gene encoding GTPase Era translates to MTDQHHRCGRVALMGPPNAGKSTLLNALLGQKVTIVTPKPQTTRNQIVGILTDPGSQIIFMDTPGLTQMRGRLSKTMLQAVWQSLSQADVIMPVLDAHLYIRHPEFLERDLAPVAQALASDTRPMIVVVNKVDLFADKSRMLPLLTQLHEMWPGSEIFPASALLRDGLPELAALVRSRLPEAPAEFPEDQISTAPLRFMAAEIIREKLFLHLRQEVPYTVAVDVENWEEDQERGQTLIQATIYVARPMHKAMVIGRAGAGIKEIGTEARKDIVELLGGKVHLDLWVKVREHWTEDVAFLRDMGLMAE
- the fliQ gene encoding flagellar biosynthesis protein FliQ, which codes for MTPDFVIGFGRQAIELCLMMALPMLAVGLGVGVVVSVIQAATQIQEMTLTFIPKIVCMFLALLLALPWLMERMITFTRDVIINIPIYIR